GGGTAACTCACAATATCCATTGCCGTACACGTTTCGGAACGCCGATGAGAGGCATCGAAGGCGAGTGAACCGACCGATATGTGCTCTACATTCAGCACGACCTCGTCAGACTATCAGAGAACCACCTCTTTCGGAGACCCGCTCAGTTCGAGTCCGGGTCCAGAAGCTTCGACTCCGCCTTCCGGAGGTGCTCCAGCAGCGTCGTCTTCGAGACGTCGAGTTCGGCGGCGAGTTCGCGGGTCGAGACGCCGCGGGGCCACTGGTAGTAGCCGCGTTCGCGGGCGTGCTCGAACACCTCGCGCTGGGTGTCCGTCAGCGAGTCCATCCGCCAGCGCTTCTCGTTCAGGGGCGTGTCGAACGAGGTGATGCTCGCGACCTCGATGTCGGCGCCGGCCTCGTCGCGGACCGCGTCGAGTTCGGGTTCGACCTGGTCTCTGGTGCCGGAGAAGACGACCTGCCAGAACTCGCGCCCGCCCTCGATGCGGCAGGGGGCGTTGTGGACGAACCCGTGCTTGAGCAGCGTCGGGCACACCATGTCCCGGGGGTGGTAGTCGAGGAAGAACTCGCGGGCGACGTTCCCGGGTGTCGTCGACTGGCCGGCGTAGTCGAAGCGCTCCTGGAGTTCGTGGACCTCGCCCGTGAGCCGGGACGCCTCGATGGTCGCGAGCAGTTCCTCGACCTCGCCGGTGGTCTCGCCGTAGGCGGTGAACAGCCCCCTGACGGTCTGGTCGACGGTGCCGTCCGGCCCGTCGTAGATGGCGTGGGCGATGACCCCACCCGCCACCTCGTCGGTCGATTCACACGCCCAGCAGTTCGGGTGCCACAGGTCGAGCGTCAGCCGCGTGCCCTGGAACGTCCCCTCGTCGTTCGGCCCCACTGTCCCTGACATTGTAGTGGGGACTGTGCCGAAACCTCAAGAGTA
This window of the Haloarchaeobius amylolyticus genome carries:
- a CDS encoding helix-turn-helix domain-containing protein, whose translation is MSGTVGPNDEGTFQGTRLTLDLWHPNCWACESTDEVAGGVIAHAIYDGPDGTVDQTVRGLFTAYGETTGEVEELLATIEASRLTGEVHELQERFDYAGQSTTPGNVAREFFLDYHPRDMVCPTLLKHGFVHNAPCRIEGGREFWQVVFSGTRDQVEPELDAVRDEAGADIEVASITSFDTPLNEKRWRMDSLTDTQREVFEHARERGYYQWPRGVSTRELAAELDVSKTTLLEHLRKAESKLLDPDSN